A genomic window from Streptomyces brevispora includes:
- a CDS encoding MFS transporter, with product MSSRPRAAWPLVAVFTAGYLAAYLLPTIVGRLSAYLGLSAAQAGLVGSALLLSSASAGFCLAGRVETYGPQRPARIGLVLAALGYGCAALAGSVPLVVMGMMIGGFGSGTATAVAAAGIAAQRDPHRTSSLGLLSVSATAGILYLTVPHLGGGHRLPFASIALVALLAWPATSRLGGSAPAGPSVPASGRLPHRRSGLVLAGGMLVWSMAQNALWGVSSRIGAVQVGLSEVTIGAVFAAALGAGLLGVMGAGVLGARLGRAVPIGLGTVIIAASIALSSSASDLGSFATGEIMWNTFYPVVLSYLIGLAASLDVRGRWAVLAGSASSVGVACGPLLGSVLSEESGYPVMGLILGSMTLLVAVPVTAVALHTGGRPLVPGSVRRRGGAPAALLAVTTGAVPGAVPKLGAPEQAVTEISLPLLRRRRLVRSAFRTAGPAGGSGQSNAYASTSDR from the coding sequence ATGTCCTCGCGCCCTCGCGCCGCGTGGCCTCTGGTTGCCGTGTTCACCGCCGGTTACCTCGCCGCCTATCTGCTCCCCACCATCGTGGGAAGGCTCTCCGCCTATCTGGGCCTCAGTGCGGCCCAGGCCGGTCTGGTCGGCAGCGCTCTGCTGCTGAGTTCGGCGTCCGCCGGGTTCTGCCTGGCGGGCCGGGTCGAGACATACGGGCCTCAAAGACCCGCGCGGATCGGGCTGGTCCTGGCCGCGCTGGGCTACGGCTGCGCGGCACTGGCCGGTTCCGTACCGCTGGTGGTCATGGGCATGATGATCGGCGGCTTCGGCTCCGGTACGGCGACCGCGGTCGCCGCGGCGGGCATCGCGGCCCAGCGCGATCCGCACCGGACCTCGTCCCTGGGGCTGCTGAGCGTCTCCGCGACCGCGGGCATCCTCTATCTGACGGTCCCCCATCTGGGCGGCGGGCACCGGCTGCCGTTCGCCTCGATCGCCCTGGTCGCGCTCCTCGCCTGGCCCGCCACCTCACGGCTGGGCGGCTCGGCGCCCGCCGGCCCCTCGGTCCCCGCCTCCGGGCGGCTGCCGCACCGCCGCTCCGGGCTGGTGCTGGCGGGCGGCATGCTCGTCTGGTCGATGGCGCAGAACGCGCTGTGGGGTGTCAGCAGCCGCATCGGTGCGGTCCAGGTGGGGCTCTCCGAGGTCACCATCGGCGCGGTCTTCGCCGCCGCGCTCGGCGCCGGTCTGCTCGGTGTGATGGGCGCCGGGGTGCTGGGCGCGCGGCTCGGGCGTGCGGTGCCGATCGGTCTCGGCACGGTGATCATCGCGGCGAGCATCGCGCTCAGCTCCTCGGCGAGCGACCTCGGCTCGTTCGCGACCGGCGAGATCATGTGGAACACCTTCTACCCGGTGGTCCTGTCGTATCTGATCGGACTGGCCGCGTCACTGGACGTACGCGGCCGCTGGGCGGTCCTCGCCGGCTCGGCCTCGTCCGTCGGGGTGGCCTGCGGGCCGCTGCTGGGCAGCGTGCTGTCCGAGGAGTCCGGCTATCCGGTGATGGGGCTGATCCTGGGTTCCATGACCCTGCTGGTCGCGGTCCCGGTGACGGCCGTCGCCCTGCACACCGGTGGCCGCCCGCTGGTGCCGGGATCGGTGCGCCGCAGGGGCGGCGCTCCGGCGGCCCTGCTCGCGGTCACCACCGGCGCGGTGCCGGGCGCGGTGCCGAAGCTGGGCGCGCCCGAGCAGGCCGTCACGGAGATCAGCCTGCCCCTGCTGCGCCGCAGGCGCCTGGTCAGGAGTGCGTTCCGGACGGCCGGCCCGGCCGGCGGGAGCGGTCAGTCGAACGCGTACGCCTCGACCTCGGACAGGTAG
- a CDS encoding adenosine deaminase, which translates to MHLPKAELHLHIEGTLEPELAFALAARNGVHLPYADTEALRTAYLFDDLQTFLDLYYALMAVLRTEDDFADLADAYLTRAAAQGVRHAEIFFDPQAHTARGVPIGTVVEGLGRALERSEERHGVSTQLILCFLRDRSAESALETLEAAKPYLHRISAVGLDSAEVGHPPAKFSEVYAAAEALGLRKVAHAGEEGPPEYIREALDVLGVERIDHGLRCMEDPELVERLAADRVPLTLCPLSNVRLRAIDTLEEHPLRAMMDAGLLCTVNSDDPAYFGGYVGDTFHAVHEALGLDREQLRTLARNSFEAAFLDHDEERRARYLSEVEAYAFD; encoded by the coding sequence GTGCATCTCCCCAAAGCGGAACTCCACCTCCACATCGAAGGAACCCTCGAGCCCGAGCTGGCCTTCGCGCTCGCCGCGCGCAACGGCGTGCACCTCCCGTACGCGGACACCGAGGCGCTGCGCACCGCCTACCTCTTCGACGACCTGCAGACGTTCCTCGACCTGTACTACGCGCTGATGGCGGTGCTCAGGACCGAGGACGACTTCGCCGATCTCGCCGACGCCTACCTCACCCGCGCCGCCGCCCAGGGCGTGCGGCACGCCGAGATCTTCTTCGACCCGCAGGCGCACACCGCCCGGGGCGTCCCCATCGGCACGGTCGTCGAGGGACTCGGCCGGGCACTGGAGCGCAGCGAGGAGCGGCACGGCGTCTCCACCCAGCTGATCCTGTGCTTCCTGCGCGACCGGTCCGCCGAATCGGCCCTGGAGACGCTGGAGGCCGCGAAGCCGTATCTGCACCGGATCAGCGCCGTCGGCCTGGACTCCGCCGAGGTCGGCCACCCGCCCGCCAAGTTCAGCGAGGTGTACGCCGCGGCCGAGGCGCTCGGACTGCGCAAGGTCGCGCACGCGGGCGAGGAGGGGCCGCCCGAGTACATCCGGGAGGCGCTCGACGTACTCGGCGTGGAACGCATCGACCACGGGCTGCGCTGCATGGAGGACCCGGAGCTGGTGGAGCGGCTGGCCGCCGACCGGGTACCGCTCACGCTCTGCCCGCTGTCCAACGTACGGCTGCGGGCCATCGACACCCTGGAGGAGCACCCGCTGCGGGCCATGATGGACGCCGGGCTCCTCTGCACGGTGAACTCCGACGACCCCGCCTACTTCGGCGGGTACGTCGGGGACACCTTCCACGCCGTTCACGAGGCGCTCGGCCTGGACCGCGAACAACTGCGCACCCTGGCCCGCAACTCCTTCGAGGCGGCCTTCCTCGACCACGACGAGGAGCGCCGGGCGCGCTACCTGTCCGAGGTCGAGGCGTACGCGTTCGACTGA
- a CDS encoding ribonuclease Z, with the protein MSSRELVVLGTASQVPTRHRNHNGYLLRWDGEGILFDPGEGTQRQMLRAGVAAHDINRICVTHFHGDHSLGLAGVIQRINLDQVPHPVTAHYPASGQHFFDRLRYATAYRESVELTETPVAADGPLAITDAYTLSAHRLSHPVESYGYRLVEPDRRRMLPARLAEHSIAGPDVGRIQREGAIGDVTLDDVSEPRRGQRFAFIMDTRLCDGVYALAEGCDMLVIESTFLDEDERLATEHGHLTAGQAARVAREAGVRHLVLTHFSQRYPDPGDFETQARAAGFDGELTVAQDLIRVPVPTRHQ; encoded by the coding sequence TCGTCGTCCTGGGCACCGCAAGCCAGGTCCCGACCCGGCACCGCAACCACAACGGCTACCTGCTGCGCTGGGACGGCGAGGGCATCCTCTTCGACCCCGGCGAGGGCACCCAGCGCCAGATGCTGCGGGCCGGCGTCGCCGCGCACGACATCAACCGGATCTGCGTCACGCACTTCCACGGCGACCACTCCCTCGGCCTGGCCGGGGTGATCCAGCGGATCAACCTCGACCAGGTCCCGCACCCCGTCACCGCGCACTACCCGGCGAGCGGACAGCACTTCTTCGACCGGCTGCGGTACGCGACCGCCTACCGCGAGTCCGTCGAGCTGACCGAGACCCCGGTCGCCGCCGACGGACCGCTGGCCATCACGGACGCCTACACGCTCAGCGCCCACAGGCTCTCGCACCCCGTCGAGTCGTACGGCTACCGCCTCGTCGAACCCGACAGGCGCCGCATGCTGCCCGCCAGGCTCGCCGAACACTCCATCGCGGGACCCGACGTCGGCAGGATCCAACGCGAGGGCGCCATCGGCGATGTCACACTGGACGACGTCTCCGAGCCCAGGCGCGGCCAGCGGTTCGCGTTCATCATGGACACCAGGCTCTGCGACGGCGTGTACGCGCTCGCCGAGGGATGCGACATGCTGGTCATCGAGTCGACCTTCCTCGACGAGGACGAACGGCTGGCCACCGAGCACGGCCATCTGACCGCCGGACAGGCGGCCCGGGTGGCGCGGGAAGCGGGCGTACGGCATCTCGTGCTCACGCACTTCTCGCAGCGTTACCCGGACCCCGGGGACTTCGAGACCCAGGCCCGGGCCGCCGGGTTCGACGGCGAACTGACCGTCGCCCAGGACCTCATCCGGGTCCCGGTACCCACTCGTCACCAGTAA